GCCTTTTCCTTGCtgggaagaaaagagagaCTGCAAATCTGCAATACTGCAGAAGCACACAAAAAAGATGACCATTTTGTTGCCAATGTAAGGAAACCGATCGCACAACCCAGAACAGTAAAGTTCATACAGCATGGCAGACATAAACTTCCAGCGCCGGAGCAAATTGGCCAGATTGAAAATTGGGACGTGGCGGTGCAGTAATTTGTGTTGCAGATTGAAATTTGGTACATGAGGGCCGGGAAGCGGACACGCGCCCTGCGGGCTGCGGCCTGCCACGTTGTCAAGAGGCGCATGCCTTGTCTTTTTTTGTACAGAAACCCCTCATGATCCATGCCGCCTAGAATCCTCACCTCTCTTCTCCTCAGTCCCTACGGCCTAAATCCCCAATCCAGACGAGATGGACGGCGACGAGCCGACGACATAGCGAGCTGCGAGAGAGGgcaacgacgacggcgacaACATGGGGTCGAGTTGACAAGGTGGTGCTTacggaggcggtggtggcagTGGCAGCCACATGGTCGCTTGCGAGGAGTGCACGAAGATGACCAGAGAAGGGTAGTGAGAAGCAGTGCCATGTGATGCACTTGGAAGATGCTGGGGCATGTGACTGTGTTGGGAAGAATCAGTGCATGTCTAGAAGATTTCTTTTAGAGAGATTGCAGAAGAGAATTTGAAGCTCAACAAGGAAGCTTAAGATCGATCTAAAGGGGGTGATATTTAGGCTTAAGACAGAGAAAGATTAGGGATAAGATTCACATGGCATGGCAGAGATGACCACTAGGGATAAGaaagaagtactccctccggccaacaaaagatgtcttaaatttgactaaatttgaatgcatctattcactaagtcatgtctagatacatcaaaattttgacaaatttgaaatatcttttgttggacggagggagtagcttttgTGATTATGGTCGCTGCATGTTGCATTTTATATTCTGTGAGTTTAGATCATTGATGATCTTGCACTTGTATTTGAAAAAGACATGTATGTTTGAATGAAATAAAGTATGAATTTAAGTTGATTTGGGCATTCTTATTGCAAAATTGAATGAGTGTATGCTGGCTTGCAATTGAGAATTGAGATGGCGCAAAATCTGTCCATGTCTCAGGAATTGAGATACCATCATCATTTGCACTTCTTCTACTGTCTCGGTCAGGCATGCAGATTGGCTAGTTTGTTGTTGGTCGCCAAACAGTAAATAATAAGCTGATCCTCTTCCCCTCTTGTATGAACAGCAAATTATAAAGACATACAAATCATACAATGTGTTCATATCTGCCATTGTGCTCTATTTGTACAATACACAATTAAGAAGATGCGATTATGTACGATGTTACTACTGCTACAGGGCAGACGATTCAGACAAAAATCATTTTATGCAATATTTAGACTAAATACAGAGAAAACAGGCATGAAATTTAGAGAAAACAGGGCAGACACAAATCTGTTGTTCATCTCATATACCGAGGGGGAAACTTCCTAAGAAACCAGTGCTACCATTACGATTTGCAACTGCAAAACGAGCCAATCATCTAGCCCAAGAACACCATAAACTGATCATACAATACAGTGCGTAGTAGCACTATAATTGTACAAAGCCAGGACCTCGGTAACACGGCACTACGGAGCGCAGCGAAAGATCCCCACGGTAGGTGGCAACCTGCTTGACGGCGATCTGATAATCGAGGCGTCGTTCGACCGTGGTTGTGGGACGCGTATGCATGTCGTTATACAATACCCACGTCCTCAGCTCCGCGACGACCCCATCAGCACCACCGTCTTGGTCCTTCTCATCCTTGTCCACGTTGAGGTGACGCCAACGTAGCTGCCACTTGGCCTCAGTCCTCGGCGGGCCGTCCTTCCCGGCGTCCCCCATCCTGCACACGCACAAGTGCGAGCCCCCATCGGTAAGGCAGTACTACCGGAGCCGGAGGCCGGAGCAAGCAAGGCCAAGCCGCGTCAGCCTAAGCCTATCGTGTTCGTGTCCACCCTGTTCCTCTCTCCACTATCCAACTCCGGCAACTCGAGGCCTCGTCGCCGTCTTCCTCTCGCTTCGCCGGTATGCCTACGGTGCTGCACAGCCTGCACTTGCACGCGAGGATGGCGCTGCTGCACAGGCCACTGGCACCCACGGCGccgcgtcgtcgccggcggtgacGAGCCCAGCCAGTAGAAGGCGTCgctttctcgaaaaaaaaaaagtagaaggCGTCGCCAACGCGCGCCGCCGTTGGGCTAGAGTGCCAGCGGCCGGACGCGGAGGTGAACCAGCGCACCGGCCGGGTCGACGACGTTGTGGCTTCTCAGGAGGCTGCAGGGCCCGCGGACGAAGACGGTGTCCGGGCGGGACCGCCGTGGCGCCGTGGTGATAGCGCAGCGGGTCTTGCTGCCGGTGGACAGAAGAagcccggcggccggcgggcaCCGAGGGGCTCTGGACGCCCGCGGTAGGTAGCTGGCAATGAAGTCGGCGCGGAGCAGCAACGGGCGGATGACCGAGTAGAGGTATGCGGAGGCGAGCCGCGAGCGCGAGGGCACACGCAGCGGCCAGCGGACGGAGACCGCAGGCGGGTGgcggcctcgtcctcgccgagCCGGCTCAAGGGGGCATTCCTTCATCTTGGGCCCCGCTTGGGAGCATTGTAAAAACTTCCACCCGTAGATCCTTACGGGCGCAAATCTGTGTGTACGAATGAAACTCCTGTAATTTATTTTCCTTGTAAAACTGATGTTTGGAAGAAAGAGCAGAAGCTGAGCGACTGTATCGATGAAGTACTTGAAGAAGACAGCTTGATGAATGCGGCCGCACTGTCGTCGAGCACTAGCAGGAGCTGGACGGATCCACGGAGGAGCGGACGAGGCACCACCAAGCTAGGGTCGAAGGAGAGCGACGCTAGGCGCGCACCACTCGAAgaccccgccggcggcggagagctcCGCAGCCGTGCGCCGATTGCGGCAGACATCGCTAGCAGAGGAGTGTCGGACGGGTACCGGCAAGCTGCGGTCAAAGGAGAATCTGCCGGCGGCCGAGAGCTCCACGGGCGAGCATGACGTGCGGCGGTGTCGCCCTTCGTCGCCGGTGCGCACTTTTTAGGGTTCTTTCCCGTCGCTGACGGCGCGCCTGTCGTCTCTCGATAAGTCCAGGAAAGTTTTTCGGACATGCCCACCTCTGTAATTGTTTTTGGGTGTTTTGGGCCGAAACCGCGcggaaataaaaacaaaaacgcCCATCCAAGCAGGATTTTGGGCTTGGGGCGAAGTTTTATCTTGATCTCTTCCTCGTTATCTTTGCCGAGTTATTGGCCCCAACCGTTAACGGCGGATACGAATCAACAATTTAACTTTGGTACACAGGTGCTGACCCATGTATGATGAGCAGTTGATGAGACCAATTTttgttctcttcttttccaaGATTGAACAGAAATCGGACAGAATTTGTACCTAAAGTAAATTTTAGGTTGATTTAGAACacttgcaaaaacaaaaaaaacaaattaggACCGAAATAGATTCGTGCCTTGTATCTTCACAggtgatttttttaaagagaATGCCCGACTTTTAATGTTTGTTAATTAAGCATATCTAGAAAATCTAATTTAATTCGCCGGATAAAAACTTTTGAAGTTTCCAGCATGGCGTAGCTGAAACATCTCACCGATCACAAAACTACGGTACCAAACATGCCGGCTGCAGATGATGATAGACTGTTCTGCAATTGATGCAAGTAACTTAACCCTCTCAATGCATCATCCACATGAACCCTTTCTTTCAGACTTGCAATATATCATGACGCTATTTCCATTTACATTCAGAATCTTCATGGCAAAATAACGAAAACATTGTTTGATATAAGACATGCCTGATGGAACCAAGTCATACATATAGATTGCTCTCCAAACAGGcttcaacaaaacaaaataaatccaaTAACTTAAACAGAGAATGCAGTGCAACTAAAAAGCCGCACAGTGCATAAGCTTTAGGGAAAATACAGAACATACAGAAACCAGAGGACAACACTTGAACGCGACGCTGTCTGGCTGTGCATGCTGACATCTCACCACAAACCACCTTAGTAATATCCATTCCCAGCGCTGTCTGAAACCATGTCCATGGATGTGTCATTGGAGCTTGCGGAGTTGGCCTCCCGGTGTTGGCCCACTGAGTTCGCTTCATTGTTCCGTCCTCCACTACCGGCACCTTGGGTCAAGTGATAGTTCTGGAGGGTCCTGCAGACTGGGCTAGATAGTGCATTTGAGAATATCATATTCTTAGGCTGGTCACTGAGGCTGGGTCTAGGAGCAAGCCCAGCTGTTGCTTGCGGGTACAAACCAGCTGAGGGTTGGATATTTGTAAACGGGTTTGCACTGGCAGGATGTTGATTTCCTCTTGGGGATACAAGTGCATCAGTACCTCCAGAGTCAATCTCATGCTATAAAAGAAACCAAGAATATATCACATTATGATTTGTTAAATTGTTTTGTAATATAAGAACTACTAGAACCCAATGCAACAGATATCGGATAGCGAAAGGGAAAGAGACATTCATCACTCTGTCAAGTTCATACTTCATATATCATAATGGTTGGGTATAACACAAGTTCTCGAtatctttactcctataaaaaaaaagatcatgtcacatttttttgcatcacttgttgatttggcatAAATCATTGAGATGAAAGTGAACATAGATTATATGATCTAAGATACTGTAATACATAATAGCACAACATTCTTTTTAAACATGTTTTTTAGTCCATGGAAGCACACAGGTATTGTGCTAGTATCTATCTAATTCTGATCTTTCTCATCTCACAGGGTCACGGTCATGACATGTCCTTTGTTTAATGTTGTCTCAAGTGGAGCAGGATGTccacaacaaacaaaattatCAATTGCTTCAAATTTCTAATCAGATGAATAGGAAAGAGCAAATGGTTTGCGTAGCATTAAGTAAGCAGTTTCTCTTCTGcataacatgaaaaaaaatatagttgGAGTTTCCTAAGGGTGGTGAATAATCTACAAGAAAGTTGATGTGGGGAAAATGGGAAATGTATTATCCTGCGGTACTAGTAAGATACTCCCACCGATCCATAATTAAGTGTcagggatttagtacaaagctAATGCAGCTTTAAAATCAGACCTGGATATGTGACATTATGTCAGTTACAGTAAGCCTCGACTCCTCCGCATGCTTCCTCGAAATCCATTGGTGGAGCTTTTCCTGTATGATTGAAGTGGGATTTAGCCAAGGTAAATTTATGTGCAACATATTACACATACGGGGAAAGATAACATAACAACTGCAGGACAGACAGGATGAGCATGTGACAATGTTTGTAAAGGATTCTAATATaacaacatatatatattcttcACCTCCAGAATACGCACATGTCGTAAGAACAACGGTTACTCCCATATGTTCGTCTACAAGAACAATAGCTAGGTACTGACTCCAACAACAAAATGTATATACTTATCCACACTTATAGATGCCATTTCTGTTTCTAGTCCAACATGTTCATAGTGACAGAGTCGAGTTTTACACGACATCCAGGTTAACCACAGTAAGGGATCGTTGTAAACGCCCCAGTCTGAGAGTCTGACACAACACAGATACATCAACGAAATTGAATTACACCTTGCTCTAGAGATCACTTGCACGGTTACACCCCAGATAATTGTCACCCACTTAGTTTTTGCATATCCAATTCTTAGATGTCAGTTGTCACCCGTCTAAGAATGGTTAAATCCAACCTCTCTGTACCCACTGTCAGACGCAACGCATGCCTTTCGACCAGCAGACCAAACCAGAATTAAGAACTACACGCGAAGCCGATCAAAATTCCTACCCGCAACCGACCGAACGGAGA
The Brachypodium distachyon strain Bd21 chromosome 2, Brachypodium_distachyon_v3.0, whole genome shotgun sequence genome window above contains:
- the LOC100830936 gene encoding uncharacterized protein LOC100830936, which encodes MARKRKSDAAPRLDEADRTLYSTFCGAANSLSQLYSQAMSQQKLSFQAGERHALEKLHQWISRKHAEESRLTVTDIMSHIQHEIDSGGTDALVSPRGNQHPASANPFTNIQPSAGLYPQATAGLAPRPSLSDQPKNMIFSNALSSPVCRTLQNYHLTQGAGSGGRNNEANSVGQHREANSASSNDTSMDMVSDSAGNGYY